A single region of the Lentimicrobiaceae bacterium genome encodes:
- a CDS encoding UDP-N-acetylmuramoyl-tripeptide--D-alanyl-D-alanine ligase: MQKISPEELYRKFCLHPYISTDSRKALAGSLFFALKGENFNANMYAAQALENGAAYAVIDDEAFFTGEQTLLVDNVLQALQQLASDYRAQIRIPVIGITGTNGKTTTKELMATALSARFHTHATVGNLNNHIGVPITILNIKPETEIAVIEMGANHIGEIAALCQIARPTHGLITNIGKAHLEGFGSAEGVIKAKSELYDYLRNHGGRVFVNADNALLMSLTEGMERILYGSSSEADLHGFVSGKGPMLEVVLDTENDLHVKTRLAGNYNFENLMAAMCIAGHFRVDLGEAVKAVENYEPRMNRSQIIENGRNTIIMDAYNANPSSMRVALANFATVESAQKVLILGDMFELGNEAPAEHTAVLQQAVEFGFDVILTAGPLFETAATEFGRVRAFSDVPELKAYLEQADITGAHILVKGSRGMKLETITDSI, translated from the coding sequence ATGCAGAAAATCAGTCCGGAAGAGCTATACAGAAAATTCTGTCTGCATCCGTATATCAGCACCGATTCGCGCAAGGCACTGGCAGGTAGTCTGTTTTTTGCGCTTAAGGGCGAAAATTTTAATGCCAATATGTATGCTGCGCAGGCCCTGGAAAATGGGGCAGCTTATGCTGTGATTGACGATGAGGCTTTCTTTACAGGGGAGCAAACGCTGCTGGTTGATAATGTTTTACAGGCCTTGCAGCAACTGGCTTCCGATTATCGGGCACAAATCCGGATTCCTGTGATTGGCATTACAGGTACCAATGGAAAAACAACCACCAAAGAATTAATGGCTACTGCCTTGTCGGCGCGCTTTCACACCCATGCAACCGTTGGAAACCTGAATAACCATATTGGAGTGCCTATCACTATTCTCAATATCAAACCCGAAACTGAAATTGCCGTAATTGAAATGGGCGCCAATCATATCGGCGAAATTGCAGCACTTTGTCAGATTGCCAGACCAACACACGGTCTGATAACCAATATCGGCAAAGCGCACCTCGAAGGTTTCGGAAGTGCCGAAGGGGTGATAAAAGCCAAAAGCGAGCTGTATGATTATCTGCGCAATCATGGCGGACGGGTTTTTGTAAATGCGGATAATGCGCTGCTGATGTCGCTTACCGAAGGCATGGAACGTATTTTATACGGAAGTTCGTCTGAAGCGGATTTGCACGGATTTGTTTCAGGTAAAGGGCCAATGCTTGAAGTGGTGCTCGATACAGAAAATGATTTGCATGTGAAAACCCGTCTGGCCGGGAATTATAATTTTGAGAACCTGATGGCTGCGATGTGTATTGCCGGCCATTTCAGGGTTGATTTGGGCGAAGCTGTAAAAGCGGTTGAAAACTATGAGCCTCGCATGAATCGTTCACAGATAATTGAAAACGGACGGAACACCATTATTATGGATGCCTACAATGCCAATCCCTCCAGTATGCGGGTGGCACTGGCCAACTTTGCTACCGTGGAGAGTGCTCAAAAGGTACTGATACTGGGCGATATGTTTGAGCTGGGCAACGAAGCACCCGCCGAACATACAGCCGTGCTGCAGCAGGCAGTGGAGTTTGGTTTTGATGTCATACTTACTGCCGGTCCTTTGTTTGAAACAGCCGCAACAGAATTTGGCAGGGTGCGCGCTTTCAGCGATGTGCCTGAGCTGAAGGCTTATCTTGAACAAGCGGATATCACAGGGGCGCATATTCTGGTGAAAGGTTCAAGAGGAATGAAACTGGAAACTATCACCGACAGTATCTGA
- a CDS encoding anhydro-N-acetylmuramic acid kinase, with amino-acid sequence MKADYEALGLMSGTSLDGLDVALCRFEVENGQWAYSIAAAETISYSESWTQLLSSLPQAGALEISLAHHDYGKWMGQVCRDFIARHKARPSLIASHGHTIFHRPEKGTTLQIGSGAAIAAETGLTTVCDFRSLDVALHGQGAPLVPVGDRLLFGSYNACVNIGGFANISFESDNRRHAFDIGPANILLNRLAALLGKPYDESGSFAGSGKVIPSLLARLNHLDYYSQPAPKSLGREWVEKQVLPLIQTELYEITDLLATITEHVAVQISHVLPAGKQATALLTGGGAHNLYLTDRIKALSSCQIVIPDKLTIDFKEALIFALLGVLRIRGEVNCLAEVTGAVRDNCGGAVYQGAKL; translated from the coding sequence ATGAAAGCCGATTATGAAGCATTGGGTTTGATGTCGGGCACTTCGCTGGATGGTCTGGATGTGGCACTTTGCCGGTTTGAGGTTGAAAACGGCCAATGGGCCTACTCTATTGCCGCTGCCGAAACCATCAGCTATTCCGAATCATGGACGCAACTGCTTTCGTCACTGCCTCAGGCTGGTGCGCTTGAAATATCGCTGGCTCACCATGATTATGGTAAATGGATGGGTCAGGTGTGCAGGGACTTTATTGCCAGGCACAAAGCCCGGCCTTCGCTCATTGCCAGCCACGGTCATACCATTTTTCACCGGCCCGAAAAAGGGACAACCCTGCAGATAGGCAGTGGTGCGGCCATTGCAGCTGAAACCGGATTAACCACTGTGTGCGATTTCCGAAGCCTGGATGTGGCCTTGCACGGACAGGGAGCCCCGCTGGTGCCGGTGGGCGACCGCCTCTTGTTTGGCTCTTATAATGCCTGTGTGAATATTGGTGGGTTTGCCAATATCTCATTTGAATCGGATAACAGAAGACATGCTTTTGATATTGGCCCGGCCAATATTTTGCTCAACCGGCTGGCAGCCCTCCTGGGGAAGCCATACGACGAATCGGGCAGCTTTGCCGGTAGCGGAAAGGTAATTCCTTCGCTGCTGGCCCGACTCAATCATCTTGACTATTACAGCCAACCGGCTCCCAAATCGCTGGGGCGCGAATGGGTTGAAAAACAGGTGCTGCCCTTGATTCAAACTGAGTTATATGAAATTACCGATTTGCTGGCCACCATTACCGAGCATGTGGCTGTTCAGATTAGCCATGTTTTGCCGGCCGGTAAACAGGCCACTGCCCTGCTAACGGGTGGCGGCGCCCACAATCTTTATCTTACCGATAGAATAAAAGCACTGTCGTCATGTCAAATCGTTATTCCTGATAAACTTACCATCGATTTTAAAGAGGCACTGATTTTTGCTTTACTGGGGGTGCTGAGGATCAGAGGTGAAGTCAATTGCCTGGCCGAAGTAACAGGAGCTGTGAGAGATAACTGTGGCGGCGCTGTGTATCAGGGAGCTAAGCTTTAA